The following nucleotide sequence is from Acidobacteriota bacterium.
TCACCCATCCATTGCCACCGGCATGATGGGCTTGATGTTCACCGTCTACGCGGTGCCGGTGTTGAGTCTGACGCTGGTGCTGTGGGCGGTGCTCACCCGTCACCTCCCGGACGGTCGCCGCCGGCTGGCGCTGGTGGCGAGCCTGGTGCTGGCGTGCGTCGGTTGGGCATTAGTGCGCAGCGACGGGATTTCCGGCGCCGCGGGTACGGATTTCGAGTGGCGCTGGAGCTCCACCGCCGAAGAGGAGCTTCTGGCGCAGGCCGGCGGTGCTTCGGCGGAGGGCACGGCGGCGCTGTCCTCGGCGGTTCCGGTGGAGTGGCCGGGCTTCCGCGGGCCGCAGCGCAATAGCTCGGTGCCGGGGACGCAGATCGCGACGGACTGGTCTGCCTCGCCGCCGGAAGAGCTCTGGCGCCGGCCCATCGGCCCGGGATGGTCGTCCTTCGCGGTGCGCGGGGACTTCTTCTACACCCACGAGCAGCGGGGTGAGGAAGAGGTGGTCTCCTGCTATCGCGCTAGCACCGGTGAGCCGGTCTGGCAGCACGCGGATCCGGTGCGCTTCTGGGAAGCCAACGCCGGCGCCGGGCCGCGATCCACTCCGGCCCTGAGCGGTGGGCGGGTGTACTCTTTCGGCGCCACCGGCGTGCTCAACGCTCTGGATGCGGAGGACGGCACGGTCCTCTGGGCGCGCAATGTCACCGAGGACACTGGAGCCGAGGTCCCGGGCTGGGGCTTCGCTAGCTCGCCGCTGGTGATGCAGAGCGAAGGGGTGGGGGAGACGGTCCTGGTCCACGCCGGTGCCCTGGCCGCCTACGATGCCGCCACCGGCGAGCTCCGCTGGGTCGGCCCGGAGTCCGGCGGCAGCTATAGCTCACCCCACCATGCAACCGTCGGCGGCCTGGAGCAGGTACTGCAGCTGAGCTGGAACGGCGTTCGCAGCTTCGCTCCGTCCGACGGCACGGTGCTCTGGGAGTATGAATGGCCCAGCGCTACCCGTATCGTCCAGCCGGGATGGACCGAGGACGGCGATCTGCTGATCAGCGCCGGCGAGTCCAAGGGCCTGCGGAGGGTCGCGTTAACCCAGAGCTCCGGCGAGTGGAAAGTGGAGGAGCGCTGGACGACCCATCGCCTCAAGCCCTACTTCAGCGACTTCGTCGTCCACCAGGGCCACGCCTACGGCTTCGACGGCAGCATCCTGGCCTGCATCGATCTGGAGACCGGCGAACGCCGGTGGAAGGGCGGCCGCTACGGCAGCGGCCAGATGCTCCTCCTCCCCGACCAGCACCTCCTGCTGGTGATCTCCGAAAAGGGAGAGCTGGCCCTCGTCTCCGCCACCCCGGACGCCTACGCCGAGCTCGCCCGGGCCCCGGCTATCGAGGGCAAGACCTGGAATCACCCGGTGCTCGCCGGTGACTTGTTGCTGGTGCGCAACGGGGAGGAGATGGCGGGGTTTCGGTTGAGTGGGATCGGGAGCAGACCCCCGAGGCGCGATGAGCACCTCGGGGGCTTCTCCTAGGCCCTCTGCTCGGCTACTGCACCATCAGAAGAAGGCGAAGTAGGCCACCGCGTCGGCGGGGGCGGGGATGCGGAGGGTGAGGCGGCGGCAGGTGCCGGCCCAGGTGGGGTCGGTCTTCCAGTTGAAGCTGTATTTGTCGCCGCTTTGCTTGATGCCGGTGGCGCCGGGGAAGATTGGCGGGGCCGGGGCCTCGCCGGTGATCTCCAGGGTAGAGCAGTCCACCGGCTGGGAGTCGACGATCAATGGGCTCGGGGCACCGGAGAGGGTGAATTTCACCGGCACCGTGGAGCCGGCGTTGGCGGAGTTGACCGTCGGGGCGTCGTCGACTGGAGGATCGAAGCCGCCGAAGACCGCCGCGGTGCAGGCCGCCGGCAGGTCGAAGGCTTCGACGCCGTCGAGACGGCTGAAGGAGGAACCCTGGTCGGCGCTGGCGCCGAGACCGCGTTTGGCGAAGGCGCGCCAGATCTCGCATTCGTTGGCGCCGCCGGTGAGGGCCAGGTCGGCGGTGAGGATGGCGTCGCGGCCGTCGACGAAGCCGGGCTGGCAGGGCTGGAGCTTGAAGCCATCCATCACCAGCTGCATCGCCAGGTTGTTGCCGCCGCTGCTCCAGCTACCGTAGACGTCGGGGTTGAAGCCGTAGGCGTCCACCAGGTTCCAGTGCATCTCCCACAGCATGGTGTTCCAGACATAGCCGATGCCATGGGGCTGGCTGATGTTGGCGACGTCCGCTACCGCGGCGTAGGTGGACGGGTTGACGGTGGTGTCGGTGGTGTAGGGGGTGGGCCGGATACCGGCACCGTCGGCGTCCTGGAAGCGCAGATAGGCGCCTACACCGCGGGGGGTGCTGGGCCGGTCGCCGGAGCTCTCGGTGAGCGCCAGAGCGAACCAATCGCTCCAGCCTTCGCCCATCTGCTCGGCGTTGTTCAAGCACGAGACGGTGGCGGCGCCGCCGGTGAGGCGGTTGGAGATGCCGTGGCCGTACTCGTGGGCGATGACCCCGGCGTCGAGGTCGGAGTCGCGGTTGGTGGCGTTCAAAGGATTGGCGCGGAGGGTGGCGGTGACCGGGAGGTTCGCCTTGTACAGGGCGCCGTTGTCCTGACTGACCATCAGTGCAGGGATGGTGAGGCCCGGATCCGCACCGCCCATGGTGACGGGATTGCCGGGGTTGTTGTTGGCCACGATGACCGCGGTGGCGCCGGCGGTTTCGGCGTTGCTGACTTTGAGCACGAAGGTACAGCTGCCGCGGTCGATGAGGGCGATGTCTCCGGCTGGGAAGCCCACCAGGGGCTCGCAGCCGTCGCTGGTGGAAGCGCCGGCGCCGTCGTTGACTACCGTGACGTTGCCCGGGATGGGGCCGGTGGCGGCGAAGGTGGGCCCGAAGACCGCGCCGGTGGCGGGGTAGTCACCGGCGATGGCAGCGGGGGAAGTGACGGTGACGAAGTTGGGGAAGGGGCTGGTCCACACGAACATCTGCATTCGCGGCCGGAAGCCGTCGACGGGGGTGCCGAAGTTGGCGTTGTTGAGCCCGCTGCCGTCCTGGGCCTCGGCGCGCACGTCGTCGCCGCCGAGCCCACCGCGGCCGTAATTGTTGACTTGGAAGTTGCCGGCGGCTTCGGTGAAGCCGTAGCCGTAGGCCACGTCGTGCATGACGTTGTTCCAGTAGAAGAGGTTGGTCACCGCCGCCGGTCGATAGGTCGACGGATCGAGATCGAGGTCGAGGGGGAAGTCGAAGAGGAGGGACGGCCCGCCGTCGGGATCGCTCCCCGGATCCGGGACGTTGTTGGCGTCGAGATCGGTGTAGGCGTGGACGTTGTTGCCGCGGGTGACGGTGAACTCGGCACCGGCGATGCCGTCGGTGTCATGCCAGCCGAAGGGTGAGGCGACAGGTTCGGCGACGTCGGTGACCAGCTGCCGGCCACCGTCGTTGGGGCTCTCGAAGGGCAGGGGGAAGACGCGGTACTCGGCGCCGTCGGTGGGGGCGAAGGCCGCCGGGTCCTCGAGGGCGGCGACGCGGGAGGCGGTGCGGAAGGTGTCTCGGGCGATGGCTTCGGCGATGCCTTGAGGAGAGTCCTCGATCACCAGGTCCTGGAAGCCGAGGTCGGCGCCGGTCTGAGCATCCACCATGGCCAGCCACCAATGCTGGCCGCCGACCTCTTCGATTTCGAGGCGCCAGGCCAGGCGCACGGTGGCGCCGGTGGGCAGCCAGACCAGCTGCGCCTCCACCGGCCGGGCAGCGATGCCGCCGTCGGAGAGGGTCGTGCTCCGCGCCGGACCGCCGGCGAAGGAGAGGGTCTCGAAAGGCGCGGTCACTTTGAGGCCGAGATAGCCAGCGGCGGTAGCGGCGGCCTCGGCGGCGCTGGTGGCCACCTCCTGGTCCCGGGCCGCGGAGGCGAGGCCGCTGACGAAGCGGTCGCCGGTGGCAAGAACTCGCCCGTCCGCGGTGACGGCGACGTTGAACAGGCCGTTGTGCACATCGATGCCGTCGTAGCGCTGCTGGAGGTAGACGTGGGTCAGGCCGTTGTGACGGTCGGTGAAGGAGTGGCTCGTGTGAATGTCTTGGATGTCCGAGGCGAGGAGTCCGAGCTCCTGCCGATGCTCTTGCAGGTGCTGGCGGGCGACGGTGTCTGCGTCGGGGCTGGCGCTGGGGCGAAGGGGGCCTGCCGAGAGGGCTGCTGTCACCAGGAGCCCAAGGATCAGACCACCGGCTCCCACTGCCGAAGAGGAAGGTAGCTTCATGAGGACCTCTGCTTTCTCCAGTCGAGCTGGGAGAAGTTTTGCGAAAGTATGCAGAGTGACAATTTGCAATAAAAGCGGAAGCAGGTCAAGCGGTTTGCGGGCCATCACCGCGGGAGGAGGCGGGCCTCCATCGCGCCCTCTTGGGGATATACTGAAGAAAAGGACTGTATAAAAACCTCCCGTCTTCGGGATGTCGATAGATCTTCCAGAGCTCCCCGGGGGGGAGCGACGGCGCTATGGGGTGGTGCCCCAGTGCCGGTCTGATCGGCGCTCTAAGAAAGGAGGCTTCTATGTACCTCATCCAAGCTCGGAAATTCGACCGGTGGATGGTGCCGGCGGTGATCCTGCTGGCGGCGGTGGTGGGATCGGCGGGGATCGTCCTCCCGGGGCCACAGTGGGCCTACCTGGTGGCGGCGGGAGGGATCCTGCTGCTGGGAGTGCTCTTCGTTCGCGGGATGGCCCACGCGACCTTGGAGTTCTTCGGCTATCTGAGCCCGGCGGTGGGATGGGTGCTAGCCCGGCGTCAGCGGCGAGCGGAGTTCGCGCTCTTGGTGCGGGGGCTTCAGAGCACTCTGGAGCACTATGGGTTGCACGGGTTGAGGGAGGAGGAGCTGAAGGATCTGGCGGAGGAGCCGGCGAGCTCCGCCCAGGAAGACGTCACCCACGCCTGCCGGGCCTTTGCCCGCGGCCTCGATGGCGAGGAGAACGAGAGACCCCGGGCGCAGGTCTACGAGCTGTTGTACCGAGACCGCTACGACCTGGGCACCGCCGGGTGCTGGACCGACTCCGGGCAAGCGACCCGG
It contains:
- a CDS encoding PQQ-binding-like beta-propeller repeat protein, which translates into the protein FGGLLGGLAVMIWWLFFSRAAWVERLGALALMIAGIALTPQILHPSIATGMMGLMFTVYAVPVLSLTLVLWAVLTRHLPDGRRRLALVASLVLACVGWALVRSDGISGAAGTDFEWRWSSTAEEELLAQAGGASAEGTAALSSAVPVEWPGFRGPQRNSSVPGTQIATDWSASPPEELWRRPIGPGWSSFAVRGDFFYTHEQRGEEEVVSCYRASTGEPVWQHADPVRFWEANAGAGPRSTPALSGGRVYSFGATGVLNALDAEDGTVLWARNVTEDTGAEVPGWGFASSPLVMQSEGVGETVLVHAGALAAYDAATGELRWVGPESGGSYSSPHHATVGGLEQVLQLSWNGVRSFAPSDGTVLWEYEWPSATRIVQPGWTEDGDLLISAGESKGLRRVALTQSSGEWKVEERWTTHRLKPYFSDFVVHQGHAYGFDGSILACIDLETGERRWKGGRYGSGQMLLLPDQHLLLVISEKGELALVSATPDAYAELARAPAIEGKTWNHPVLAGDLLLVRNGEEMAGFRLSGIGSRPPRRDEHLGGFS
- a CDS encoding M36 family metallopeptidase, giving the protein MKLPSSSAVGAGGLILGLLVTAALSAGPLRPSASPDADTVARQHLQEHRQELGLLASDIQDIHTSHSFTDRHNGLTHVYLQQRYDGIDVHNGLFNVAVTADGRVLATGDRFVSGLASAARDQEVATSAAEAAATAAGYLGLKVTAPFETLSFAGGPARSTTLSDGGIAARPVEAQLVWLPTGATVRLAWRLEIEEVGGQHWWLAMVDAQTGADLGFQDLVIEDSPQGIAEAIARDTFRTASRVAALEDPAAFAPTDGAEYRVFPLPFESPNDGGRQLVTDVAEPVASPFGWHDTDGIAGAEFTVTRGNNVHAYTDLDANNVPDPGSDPDGGPSLLFDFPLDLDLDPSTYRPAAVTNLFYWNNVMHDVAYGYGFTEAAGNFQVNNYGRGGLGGDDVRAEAQDGSGLNNANFGTPVDGFRPRMQMFVWTSPFPNFVTVTSPAAIAGDYPATGAVFGPTFAATGPIPGNVTVVNDGAGASTSDGCEPLVGFPAGDIALIDRGSCTFVLKVSNAETAGATAVIVANNNPGNPVTMGGADPGLTIPALMVSQDNGALYKANLPVTATLRANPLNATNRDSDLDAGVIAHEYGHGISNRLTGGAATVSCLNNAEQMGEGWSDWFALALTESSGDRPSTPRGVGAYLRFQDADGAGIRPTPYTTDTTVNPSTYAAVADVANISQPHGIGYVWNTMLWEMHWNLVDAYGFNPDVYGSWSSGGNNLAMQLVMDGFKLQPCQPGFVDGRDAILTADLALTGGANECEIWRAFAKRGLGASADQGSSFSRLDGVEAFDLPAACTAAVFGGFDPPVDDAPTVNSANAGSTVPVKFTLSGAPSPLIVDSQPVDCSTLEITGEAPAPPIFPGATGIKQSGDKYSFNWKTDPTWAGTCRRLTLRIPAPADAVAYFAFF